The Daucus carota subsp. sativus chromosome 2, DH1 v3.0, whole genome shotgun sequence genome includes a window with the following:
- the LOC108207488 gene encoding uncharacterized protein LOC108207488 has protein sequence MATTNIVDPSQVPTSPYYLHPSDNPGMKLVSLQFDGTGFGDWKRSMMMSLSAKNKTGFIDGTIVKPPDTDILSKPWERCNSMLSSWLVGSLDPNISRSVLYFPTAREIWLNLEERYGQASGTSLYSLQESLHEIRQGTDSISAYFTKIKMIWDQLDAIDSIPTCECNNCTSTITQKLVKSRENRRLTEFLMKLASGYEILRGNMLLMNPLPSISHAYRLLLQEENHKKLTQSSQSHDESMAFAANRRGFDNKFKPRNNYGNNTDGKG, from the coding sequence ATGGCGACTACTAATATTGTTGATCCGTCTCAAGTTCCTACGTCTCCTTATTATCTTCATCCTTCAGATAATCCTGGAATGAAGTTAGTTTCTCTTCAATTTGATGGTACTGGTTTTGGTGATTGGAAGCGATCTATGATGATGAGTTTAAGTGCTAAGAACAAAACTGGGTTCATTGATGGAACCATTGTAAAACCTCCAGATACTGATATTTTGAGCAAGCCATGGGAGCGTTGCAACAGCATGTTAAGTTCATGGTTAGTTGGAAGCCTTGATCCAAACATTTCCAGAAGTGTACTCTATTTTCCAACTGCTCGAGAGATATGGCTGAATCTCGAAGAAAGATATGGGCAAGCTTCTGGTACATCTCTATATTCTTTGCAAGAATCTTTACATGAAATTAGACAAGGCACAGATTCTATTTCTGCATATTTTACCAAGATAAAGATGATTTGGGATCAATTAGATGCTATAGATTCAATTCCTACTTGTGAATGCAATAATTGTACAAGTACAATTACTCAGAAATTGGTTAAGTCAAGGGAGAATCGTAGATTAACTGAATTCTTGATGAAACTTGCTAGTGGTTATGAGATTCTTAGGGGCAATATGTTGCTTATGAACCCTTTACCATCCATTTCTCATGCTTATCGATTACTGTTACAAGAAGAAAACCATAAGAAGCTTACTCAGAGTTCACAATCTCATGATGAGTCCATGGCTTTTGCTGCTAACAGAAGAGGTTTTGATAATAAGTTCAAACCAAGAAATAACTATGGGAACAACACTGATGGAAAGGGCTGA